One genomic segment of Vulpes vulpes isolate BD-2025 chromosome 2, VulVul3, whole genome shotgun sequence includes these proteins:
- the MUL1 gene encoding mitochondrial ubiquitin ligase activator of NFKB 1 isoform X2 has product MESGGRPSLGQFILLGTSSVVTAVLYSVYRQKAQVAQELKGAKRIHLGEDLKSILSEAPGKCVPYAVIEGAVRSVKETLNSQFVENCKGVIQRLTLQEHKMVWNRTTHLWNDYSKIIHQRTNTVPFDLVPHEDGVGVAVRVLKPLDSQDLGLETVYEKFHPSIQSFTDVIGHYISGERPKGIQETEEMLKVGATLTGVGELVLDNNSVRLQPPKQGMQYYLSSQDFDSLLQRQESSVRLWKVLTLVFGFATCAALFFILRKHYLQRQERQRLRQMEKEFQEHEAQLLSRAKPEDRESLKSACVVCLNSFKSCVFLECGHVCSCAECYRALPEPKRCPICRQEITRVIPLYNS; this is encoded by the exons ATGGAGAGCGGGGGGCGGCCCTCGCTGGGCCAGTTCATCCTCCTGGGCACCAGCTCTGTCGTCACCGCCGTCCTGTACTCCGTGTACCGGCAGAAGGCCCAGGTCGCCCAGGAGCTCAAG GGAGCCAAAAGAATCCACCTGGGCGAAGACTTAAAGAGCATTCTTTCAGAAGCTCCAGGAAAATGTGTGCCTTATGCTGTAATTGAAG gAGCTGTTCGATCTGTTAAAGAAACACTTAACAGCCAGTTCGTGGAAAATTGCAAGGGAGTGATTCAGCGGCTGACACTGCAGGAGCACAAGATGGTGTGGAATCGGACAACCCACCTTTG GAATGACTATTCCAAGATCATTCACCAGAGGACCAACACGGTGCCCTTTGACCTGGTACCCCATGAGGATGGTGTGGGCGTGGCCGTGCGAGTGCTGAAGCCCCTGGACTCGCAGGATCTGGGCCTGGAGACAGTGTACGAGAAGTTCCACCCCTCCATCCAGTCCTTCACCGATGTCATTGGCCACTATATCAGCGGCGAGCGGCCCAAAGGCATCCAGGAGACCGAGGAGATGCTGAAGGTTGGTGCCACCCTCACAGGGGTAGGCGAGCTGGTCCTGGACAACAACTCCGTCCGCCTGCAGCCCCCCAAGCAGGGCATGCAGTACTACCTGAGCAGCCAGGACTTCGACAGCCTGCTGCAGAGGCAGGAGTCAAGCGTCAGACTCTGGAAGGTCCTGACGCTGGTCTTTGGCTTCGCCACCTGTGCGGCCCTCTTCTTCATTCTGCGGAAGCACTACCTGCAGCGGCAGGAGAGGCAGCGCCTcagacagatggagaaggagtTCCAGGAGCACGAGGCCCAGCTGCTGAGCCGTGCCAAGCCCGAGGACAGGGAGAGTCTCAAGAGTGCCTGTGTCGTGTGTCTGAACAGCTTCAAGTCCTGCGTCTTTCTGGAGTGTGGGCATGTCTGCTCCTGTGCCGAGTGCTACCGTGCCTTGCCAGAGCCCAAGAGGTGCCCCATCTGCAGACAGGAGATCACCCGGGTCATTCCCTTGTACAATAGCTAA
- the MUL1 gene encoding mitochondrial ubiquitin ligase activator of NFKB 1 isoform X1, which produces MGRKIRQNDAGKRGNAVPEKGRCAILKKVTFNRAQEEGAKRIHLGEDLKSILSEAPGKCVPYAVIEGAVRSVKETLNSQFVENCKGVIQRLTLQEHKMVWNRTTHLWNDYSKIIHQRTNTVPFDLVPHEDGVGVAVRVLKPLDSQDLGLETVYEKFHPSIQSFTDVIGHYISGERPKGIQETEEMLKVGATLTGVGELVLDNNSVRLQPPKQGMQYYLSSQDFDSLLQRQESSVRLWKVLTLVFGFATCAALFFILRKHYLQRQERQRLRQMEKEFQEHEAQLLSRAKPEDRESLKSACVVCLNSFKSCVFLECGHVCSCAECYRALPEPKRCPICRQEITRVIPLYNS; this is translated from the exons ATGGGGAGAAAAATACGACAGAATGATGCGGGGAAGAGAGGAAATGCGGTGCCGGAGAAAGGGAGGTGTGCTATTTTAAAGAAGGTGACATTTAACAGAGCCCAGGAGGAG GGAGCCAAAAGAATCCACCTGGGCGAAGACTTAAAGAGCATTCTTTCAGAAGCTCCAGGAAAATGTGTGCCTTATGCTGTAATTGAAG gAGCTGTTCGATCTGTTAAAGAAACACTTAACAGCCAGTTCGTGGAAAATTGCAAGGGAGTGATTCAGCGGCTGACACTGCAGGAGCACAAGATGGTGTGGAATCGGACAACCCACCTTTG GAATGACTATTCCAAGATCATTCACCAGAGGACCAACACGGTGCCCTTTGACCTGGTACCCCATGAGGATGGTGTGGGCGTGGCCGTGCGAGTGCTGAAGCCCCTGGACTCGCAGGATCTGGGCCTGGAGACAGTGTACGAGAAGTTCCACCCCTCCATCCAGTCCTTCACCGATGTCATTGGCCACTATATCAGCGGCGAGCGGCCCAAAGGCATCCAGGAGACCGAGGAGATGCTGAAGGTTGGTGCCACCCTCACAGGGGTAGGCGAGCTGGTCCTGGACAACAACTCCGTCCGCCTGCAGCCCCCCAAGCAGGGCATGCAGTACTACCTGAGCAGCCAGGACTTCGACAGCCTGCTGCAGAGGCAGGAGTCAAGCGTCAGACTCTGGAAGGTCCTGACGCTGGTCTTTGGCTTCGCCACCTGTGCGGCCCTCTTCTTCATTCTGCGGAAGCACTACCTGCAGCGGCAGGAGAGGCAGCGCCTcagacagatggagaaggagtTCCAGGAGCACGAGGCCCAGCTGCTGAGCCGTGCCAAGCCCGAGGACAGGGAGAGTCTCAAGAGTGCCTGTGTCGTGTGTCTGAACAGCTTCAAGTCCTGCGTCTTTCTGGAGTGTGGGCATGTCTGCTCCTGTGCCGAGTGCTACCGTGCCTTGCCAGAGCCCAAGAGGTGCCCCATCTGCAGACAGGAGATCACCCGGGTCATTCCCTTGTACAATAGCTAA
- the CAMK2N1 gene encoding calcium/calmodulin-dependent protein kinase II inhibitor 1 has product MSEVLPYGDEKLSPYGDGGDVGQIFSCRLQDTNNFFGAGQNKRPPKLGQIGRSKRVVIEDDRIDDVLKNMTDKAPPGV; this is encoded by the exons ATGTCGGAGGTGCTGCCCTACGGCGACGAGAAGCTGAGCCCCTACGGCGACGGCGGCGACGTGGGCCAGATCTTCTCCTGCCGCCTGCAGGACACCAACAACTTCTTCGGCGCCGGGCAGAACAAGCGGCCGCCCAAGCTGGGCCAGATCGGCCGGAGCAAGCGGG TTGTTATTGAAGATGATAGAATTGATGACGTGCTGAAAAATATGACAGACAAGGCACCTCCTGGTGTCTAA